One genomic region from Drosophila subpulchrella strain 33 F10 #4 breed RU33 chromosome 2R, RU_Dsub_v1.1 Primary Assembly, whole genome shotgun sequence encodes:
- the LOC119550190 gene encoding pro-resilin → MKAFTSIALLVCLAAWTHAEPPVPQNQYLPPNQSPQAPSNNYLPPTQGFQSPSNNYLPPQRTGGGGGAPSNSYGAPIAPPQGQYGAPALTGAIFKGGNGNGNGNGGYGGGNGNGNGYGQRDEEQYGPAKYEFKYDVQDYESGNDFGHMESRDGDLAVGRYYVLLPDGRKQIVEYEADQNGYRPTIRYEQVGNGNGNGNGNGNGRNGGGYDSNAQQGKFNGY, encoded by the coding sequence GCCTTTACGTCGATTGCGCTGCTCGTGTGCCTGGCTGCCTGGACCCATGCGGAACCGCCAGTGCCCCAGAACCAGTACCTGCCCCCCAACCAGTCGCCCCAGGCGCCCTCCAACAACTATCTGCCGCCCACGCAGGGCTTCCAGTCGCCGTCGAACAACTATCTGCCTCCCCAGCGCaccggcggcggcggtggagcGCCCAGCAACAGCTACGGAGCCCCCATTGCCCCACCTCAGGGACAGTATGGTGCTCCGGCGCTGACGGGCGCCATCTTCAAgggcggaaacggaaatggcAACGGCAACGGCGGCTATGGCGGCGGCAATGGCAACGGCAACGGCTACGGACAGCGGGATGAGGAGCAGTATGGACCGGCCAAGTATGAGTTCAAGTACGATGTGCAGGACTACGAGTCGGGCAATGACTTCGGACACATGGAGTCCCGGGATGGCGATCTGGCCGTGGGCCGCTACTACGTCCTGCTGCCCGATGGTCGCAAGCAGATTGTTGAGTACGAGGCCGATCAGAACGGTTACCGCCCAACTATCCGGTACGAGCAGGTTGGCAATGgcaacggaaacggaaatggcAACGGCAACGGACGCAATGGCGGTGGTTATGATAGCAACGCGCAGCAGGGCAAATTCAACGGCTATTAG
- the LOC119549147 gene encoding uncharacterized protein LOC119549147 — MVTKFLLLIAFLAIVRGEVGPASGRRAPYAPAGWHPRVPFNLPNEYVPPVRQTVEITKARVDQIEPVNTPQSNYLPPQQLDIPDGEILPSSRPAKQYGPPDPKFKIIYPDEEEPTTLRISVDNQQPKIREGRYFVISQDNKLQKVTFSSQQNGEDEDFTAQLSYSTVGQLKDPVYRYNNQGQLERVLK, encoded by the exons ATGGTGACCAAG TTTCTTCTATTAATTGCATTTCTGGCTATTGTCCGAGGAGAAGTAGGTCCAGCTTCTGGACGTAGAGCTCCTTATGCCCCAGCTGGTTGGCATCCGCGGGTTCCATTTAACCTACCCAATGAGTATGTACCTCCTGTTCGTCAAACAGTGGAAATCACCAAGGCACGTGTTGATCAGATCGAACCAGTGAATACACCTCAATCGAACTATCTGCCCCCGCAACAACTGGATATTCCCGATGGAGAGATTCTGCCCAGCTCCCGACCGGCAAAGCAGTACGGTCCTCCCGATcctaaatttaaaatcatcTATCCCGATGAGGAAGAGCCAACTACTCTTAGGATTTCCGTAGACAATCAGCAACCGAAAATCAGAGAAGGCCGTTACTTCGTCATATCGCAGGATAACAAACTGCAGAAAGTTACTTTCAGTTCTCAGCAAAACGGCGAAGATGAGGACTTTACGGCTCAGTTGAGTTATTCAACTGTGGGACAGCTCAAGGATCCAGTCTATCGGTACAACAACCAAGGACAATTGGAGAGGGTCTTGAAGTAG
- the LOC119549145 gene encoding VWFA and cache domain-containing protein CG16868 — MWPSCRLHAALLILAVLACPTSSQQVPLAIANSTSNQVPTDPGYMPLQQSPASVFFVNHNQQNAMQLRHSMEGKLRNIRNMEMRVAKIQEIFDSMHLSSSNLAPPTRQAASNESRPSNPQVQRDLQLFSSRLSKKLQKATHVVLELRELFRYNLTKVWQYSYDDEDEESESELDLEMELEDLHARNTASPSTEHMPLYLNSQIENCQPDYETDVEYGSSSTQSIHYNRQQIQILNYLKSDDARATFLNENNARSLAVNGYISDQLVLLKRRLSRSDAENSSSKPSSGNHFKHIYFLSNSDGASASLHFRQLYVSAIKQKFVLFLIDVGSALNPELLALTKSFVHEMLQLLEDTDKVSLVTVSSDANFMYLETFPAEAGHGIYSATRGHKEEIYSYINSLSRAPALTNHSLGFEYSFELIHRLQQSGMINPAEQPVEFVYVTRGLLTNLSDAMAVLRVVADGQRRLKAPVIINTCAVVLDEKRIMYEKQFLNDVATQNYTKYEIDVANWWPSGQQASQLAGRFFVLSKMHADTSLPQTSSRIFGQLFQEKYLSDTLEVHPPVVDADSGDVLVSITHAVPPYGVVGVNLYLSDLLEDLLNYPSAPSSAKQGSGYAFLLDRSTGNTLAHPAFPRPLIQRETSYPVNIAYLENATDFSSLIRKRLLHEESGNATTDVFIGKQRLQRTYHWQSVLGFYVLCLVSSGGDTLRNVSSPQRYNLKDTVSNYEPGYYGESMDLLYHRLDLNQGGSAPPKTCRYFRQMATMDAPTLFLSAAAFESPFGFLHNNRPRTQLRHVESIMAYLRDSSGLLANMGLRPSIRHEVSVLYQAMQQLRRRHQDARGSLRSHIIRRYMASVSGVLQLYPGCLLGSSYDPTRRPWFRQAMAQPGKIVSTAPYLDAGGAGYIITIAHTIFEGKAHALHSVQQDRPVAVVALDVPYAFYYRLILEGTPICQLPHMKCLLFEHEGYLLAHPSMLQPATLSRNQRRPHEHLTHKESYLANDVLNHGQLVRKLGCASYQNRTLQRYYAFNTSLATILTNVVHGERTKYAIALIRGSNLFAAVLNSSCDGGAFCPCSTIDRECLNCKRMDQTDCECPCECPMVGDSSSPSSLVYFANYTQQFPYCPPPSEHFIALPPTTQLLSALPSCPGSAGMCETYSTQRECLGVMGCEWCQQDVDGNTFSTAFCASQASCFNGVLASLTPYGELDELELLAAHNPQREQHAYSAFGPLGGAMVVLVMVIGFAIYCYRHNLDAQTQEQFYVDSVQEENYGLPLSRFNFDDCKAHDEPPIGGGYDHASAQRQLMHAADISPYHVSSGSSYRRPPNGESDHGYSTMTPHEDSSDQQCFTLAEPLLLHDKRHSKSDTMSISTSISSPTNRQQSSTQPNTHPYLSNQPTSKTERYKQVQATPSPCRGPPAGVGGVYGQTTLPLEGDESRPHYILAPVTVHRHMETAES, encoded by the exons ATGTGGCCCAGCTGCCGCCTCCATGCCGCGCtgctcatcctggcagtgCTGGCGTGCCCAACTAGCAGTCAACAAGTTCCTCTGGCCATAGCCAACTCAACTAGCAACCAAGTGCCTACGGATCCCGGCTACATGCCCCTGCAGCAGTCGCCAGCGAGCGTCTTCTTCGTCAACCACAACCAGCAGAATGCCATGCAGCTGCGGCACAGCATGGAGGGCAAGCTGCGCAACATTCGCAACATGGAGATGAGGGTGGCCAAGATCCAG GAAATCTTCGACTCCATGCACTTGAGCAGCTCAAATTTGGCCCCGCCCACTCGCCAAGCCGCGAGCAACGAGAGCAGACCCAGCAATCCTCAAGTGCAGCGGGATTTGCAATTGTTCAGCAGCCGTCTGAGCAAGAAACTGCAAAAGGCCACCCACGTGGTGCTGGAACTACGTGAACTCTTTCGTTACAACCTCACCAAGGTCTGGCAATACAGCTATGATGACGAGGATGAGGAATCGGAGAGCGAGCTGGACCTGGAGATGGAGTTGGAAGATCTGCATGCCAGGAACACGGCCTCACCATCCACCGAGCATATGCCACTCTACTTAAACAGCCAAATCGAGAACTGTCAGCCTGACTATGAAACGGACGTGGAGTACGGCTCCTCGTCGACTCAATCCATTCACTACAACAGGCAGCAGATCCAAATCCTCAACTACCTGAAGTCAGATGATGCTCGGGCCACCTTCTTAAATGAGAACAATGCCCGCTCCTTGGCTGTCAATGGGTACATATCGGATCAACTGGTTCTACTCAAACGCAGGCTTAGTCGAAGCGATGCGGAAAACTCGAGTAGCAAGCCCAGCAGCGGCAACCACTTCAAGCATATCTATTTCCTGTCCAATTCGGATGGAGCCTCTGCTAGCCTGCACTTTCGTCAGCTGTACGTGTCGGCCATTAAGCAGAAATTTGTGCTCTTTCTCATTGATGTGGGATCCGCTCTAAACCCAGAGTTGCTCGCCCTAACAAAAAGCTttg TACATGAAATGCTCCAGCTGCTGGAGGACACAGATAAAGTGTCACTGGTGACCGTTTCGAGTGATGCGAACTTCATGTACCTGGAAACGTTTCCCGCAGAGGCTGGTCACGGAATTTACAGCGCTACTCGTGGCCACAAGGAGGAGATATACAGCTACATTAATAGCTTAAGCCGGGCACCTGCTCTTACGAATCACTCGTTGGGGTTTGAGTACTCCTTCGAGTTAATCCATCGACTGCAGCAGTCGGGAATGATTAACCCGGCGGAGCAACCAGTGGAATTCGTCTACGTTACGCGTGGTCTTCTCACAAACTTATCTGATGCGATGGCAGTTTTGCGAGTGGTAGCTGATGGTCAACGACGTCTTAAAGCTCCAGTTATCATCAATACATGCGCAGTGGTGCTCGACGAGAAGCGGATTATGTACGAAAAGCAATTCCTAAACGATGTAGCCACCCAGAACTACACCAAGTACGAGATTGATGTGGCGAATTGGTGGCCCAGTGGGCAGCAGGCGTCTCAGTTGGCTGGACGATTCTTTGTGCTCAGCAAAATGCATGCGGACACTTCCCTACCTCAGACGAGCTCTAGGATTTTTGGACAGCTCTTTCAAGAGAAATATTTGAGCGATACACTGGAAGTGCATCCGCCAGTTGTGGACGCAGACAGCGGAG ATGTTCTTGTCTCCATCACCCATGCCGTTCCTCCCTAtggcgttgtgggcgttaactTGTACCTGTCGGATCTGCTCGAGGATCTGCTCAACTATCCCAGTGCTCCATCCAGTGCCAAGCAGGGCAGTGGGTATGCCTTTCTGCTCGATCGGTCAACAGGGAACACTCTGGCTCATCCGGCCTTCCCAAGGCCGCTCATTCAGCGAGAAACCTCCTATCCCGTAAACATCGCTTACCTAGAAAACGCTACGGACTTTTCCAGCCTCATCAGGAAGCGCCTTTTGCATGAGGAGAGCGGCAATGCCACCACGGATGTCTTTATAGGCAAACAGCGGCTCCAGCGCACCTACCACTGGCAATCTGTACTGGGATTTTATGTTCTCTGTCTGGTCAGCAGTGGAGGCGATACCCTGCGCAATGTTTCCTCCCCGCAGCGATATAACCTTAAGGACACCGTGTCCAACTACGAACCAGGCTACTATGGCGAGAGCATGGACCTGCTTTACCATCGCTTGGACCTCAATCAGGGCGGCAGTGCCCCGCCCAAAACCTGTCGCTACTTCAGGCAAATGGCCACAATGG ATGCTCCCACATTGTTCCTAAGCGCTGCTGCATTTGAGTCTCCGTTCGGCTTCCTTCACAACAATAGGCCTCGAACCCAGCTGCGGCACGTGGAATCCATAATGGCCTATCTTCGCGACTCCAGTGGCCTGTTGGCCAATATGGGATTGCGACCGAGCATTCGTCATGAGGTGAGTGTACTGTACCAGGCAATGCAGCAGTTGCGACGTCGCCACCAGGATGCCAGAGGATCACTGCGAAGTCACATCATTCGACGATACATGGCCAGTGTGAGTGGAGTGCTGCAACTGTACCCAGGTTGCTTGCTTGGCAGCAGCTACGATCCAACAAGGAGGCCTTGGTTCCGTCAGGCAATGGCACAGCCGGGCAAGATTGTAAGCACAGCTCCGTATTTGGATGCGGGAGGAGCGGGATACATCATCACCATTGCGCACACCATCTTCGAGGGCAAGGCTCATGCGCTGCACTCTGTCCAGCAGGACAGACCGGTGGCAGTGGTGGCCCTGGACGTACCATATGCCTTTTACTATCGCCTCATCCTGGAGGGCACTCCGATCTGTCAGCTGCCGCACATGAAGTGCCTGCTGTTCGAGCATGAAGGATATCTGCTGGCCCATCCCAGCATGCTGCAACCCGCCACACTCTCGAGAAACCAGCGACGGCCACACGAGCACCTCACGCACAAGGAATCGTACTTGGCCAATGACGTGCTTAACCACGGTCAGTTGGTAAGAAAACTGGGCTGTGCCAGTTATCAGAACCGCACCTTGCAGCGTTATTACGCCTTCAACACATCTCTGGCAACAATCTTAACCAACGTAGTGCACGGCGAGCGAACGAAGTACGCAATTGCCCTGATCCGCGGAAGCAATCTCTTCGCCGCTGTACTAAACTCCAGTTGCGATGGCGGAGCCTTTTGTCCATGCAGCACCATTGATCGGGAATGCCTGAACTGCAAGCGGATGGATCAAACGGACTGCGAGTGCCCTTGTGAGTGTCCCATGGTGGGAGACAGCAGCTCGCCATCCTCTCTTGTCTACTTTGCCAATTACACGCAACAGTTTCCATACTGTCCACCCCCAAGTGAGCACTTCATTGCACTACCACCGACGACGCAGCTTCTCAGTGCTCTACCCAGTTGTCCCGGATCTGCGGGCATGTGCGAAACTTACTCCACTCAAAGGGAATGCCTCGGAGTGATGGGCTGCGAATGGTGCCAGCAGGATGTGGACGGCAACACCTTTTCGACCGCCTTTTGTGCGTCGCAAGCAAGCTGCTTCAACGGAGTGCTTGCCTCCCTGACACCGTATGGCGAACTGGACGAGCTGGAACTTCTGGCTGCACATAATCCACAAAGGGAGCAGCACGCCTACTCCGCCTTTGGGCCGCTGGGAGGTGCCATGGTGGTACTCGTCATGGTGATAGGCTTCGCCATCTACTGCTACAGGCACAATCTGGATGCCCAGACGCAGGAACAGTTCTACGTGGACTCGGTCCAGGAAGAGAATTATGGGCTTCCCCTGTCCAGGTTTAACTTTGACGATTGCAAGGCGCATGATGAACCGCCTATTGGTGGCGGTTATGACCACGCATCTGCACAACGGCAGCTGATGCATGCGGCGGATATTTCGCCCTACCACGTATCCAGCGGCAGTAGCTACCGCAGGCCTCCCAACGGGGAGTCGGATCATGGCTACAGCACCATGACGCCGCATGAGGACAGCTCCGACCAGCAGTGCTTTACGCTGGCGGAGCCTTTGCTGCTGCACGACAAGCGGCACAGCAAATCGGATACCATGTCCATATCCACCTCCATATCGAGTCCAACGAATCGCCAGCAATCCTCCACCCAGCCCAACACGCATCCGTACTTGAGCAATCAGCCGACCTCAAAGACGGAACGCTACAAGCAGGTGCAGGCCACGCCCTCGCCTTGTCGCGGGCCGCCAGCAGGAGTGGGTGGTGTCTACGGGCAGACCACGCTGCCCCTCGAGGGGGATGAGTCCCGACCACACTACATTTTGGCTCCAGTGACTGTGCACCGGCATATGGAGACTGCCGAATCGTAG